TGCCGACGGGTTCGTCCACGGCATCGGCGTCGTCCTCGAAGCGGTCCGCCAGATCCGCGGCGACTCCCCGAACCCGGTCGCCGACGCGAAGGTCTCGCTGCTCCTCGGCGGCCCGATGGCCCCGCAGGTCGGCGCGATGTTGTTCGGTTCCGCCGACGCGCTCGCCTGAGGCCGTCCGCCGCATTCCCCTTCTCTCTGTTCTTCGTCTCCGGAGGCATTGGTGTCGGATCTGCTCGTCGACGGTGCGTGGCTCGCGAGCCGGCTCGGTTCGGACGACCTCGTCGTCCTGGACTGCTCCGTCACGAACGTGATCCACGAGGGCGGCGGTTTCGAGCTCCGCAGCGGGCGTGAGGTGTGGGAGCAGGGGCACATCCCCGGCTCGCAGCACGTCGACCTGCTCGCCGACCTGTCGGACCGGAACTCGCCGATCCCGCTGATGGCGCCGCCGGTCGACCAACTGCGCGCGGCGCTCGTGGCGGCCGGTGTGGCGGACGGCCGGCAGGTCGTCCTCTACGACAACAACCTCAACCTGTGGTCCACGCGGGTCTGGTTCATGCTGCGCGCGGTGTCGGTCGACGCGGTGGTGCTCGACGGCGGCTGGCAGTCCTGGACGGCCCAGGACCGGCCGGTCGAGACCGGCGCGGGGGCTCCGGTGGTGCCCGGCACGCTCACGCTCACCCCGCGGCCGACGCTGTTCGTCGGCAAGGACGACGTGCGCGCGAGCCTCGACGACTCCTCGACCTGCCTGATCGACGCGCTCCAGGCGGAGGTCTTCCGCGGCGAGCGGCAGGACTACGCCCGCCCCGGCCACATCCCGGGCGCGCGGAACGTCCCGTACCCCGACCTCGTCGACCACGAGACGCACCGCTTCCTGCCGCTGGAGGAGCTGTGGGCGAAGTTCGCGCACGCGCAGGCGGACTCGGCCGAGCGTGTGATCACCTACTGCGGCGGGGGAGTGGCCGCCTCGGCCGCGGCCTTCGTGCTGCAGCGACTCGGCGTCGAGAACGTCTCGGTCTACGACGGCTCGATGATGGAGTGGAGCTCCGACCCCGAGCTCCCGCTGGTGACCGGCGAGAGCTGACAGCCCGTCAGCCCGCGGGTCGGGCAGCGGGTCAGTCAGTCGGTCAGCCGGCCGGCTGCCGCAGGGCGGCGATGACGTAGGTCGACATCCAGTCGCGGATGCGGTCGTCGTCGAGGCCGAAGCCGGCGGCGTTCTCCACCAGGGCGAACTGGGCGAACATGATCCACTGGATCAGCTCGTCCAGCGGGCGGTCGGTGCGCAGGCCGTGGTGCTCCTGTGCGTCGGTGAGCAGGGGGGTCCAGAACTCGCCGAGAATCGCGAGCACCCGCTCGGACTCCAGGAACATCGGCGTCAGTTGCGCGAATTCGGCGTCGACGAGCAGCCGCACGTACGGATTGGCGAGGGACTCCGCCACCGTCAGGTACGCGGCGTGGGCGATCCGGTCCAGGCCGCGGCCGCGCAGCCGGCGGCGGGTGCTGTCGAGGATCTGCTGCACCTGCCGGGCGACGACCTCGAGGATGAGGTCGTCCTTCGACGCGAAGTAGTAGTAGACCGTCGGGCGCGAGACGCCGAGCGCGTTCGCGACGTCGTCCATGTTGGTCGCGCGGATGCCCTGCTTCTCGAAGCAGGCGAGCGCGGCGTCGTGGATGCGCGTCCGCGGGTCGTTGCCAAGGGCCGACTTCGGACCGCGCTTGCGGCCCCCGCTCCCGTCGTCCCCCATGGCGGTGAGTTTAGGGCTGCCCGCCGGCGCCGACGGCAGCCGAATCGAAATATTGACAGTCGCACCTATAAGTCAGTATTTATGGAGCACAACGAAACCCACGTCACGTAACGTCCCAGGTCAGGCGCGAGTTACCTACGCGTAGTAAGTGCCCGCTCGCTTCGGGTGAAGATGTCCGGAACGTGTCCGGCGTTCCCGGTTCGCCCGTTGACGACGTGGACATGTCTCCTTAGACTAAAGCCTGTAGGTTTCATCGGCGTTGCTGCGGACGCCATCCCGACGATCACCCGTTCGGGGGCACCGCGGCCAGCAGTGAGGGGTCACCAGGGTGACGATCACGTCGAGGGCAGCTGTCCTCTTCGAAGCACCGGGGGAATGGGAGATCGTCGAGGTTCAGGTCGACGAACCCAAGGAGCACGAGGTGCTCGTCCGCTACGTGACCGCGGGTCTCTGCCACTCCGACGACCACGTCGCCAAGGGTGACGTGCCGATGGCGCACCTGCCGATGTGCGGTGGCCACGAGGGCGCCGGCATCGTCGAGGCCGTCGGCCCCGGTGTCCGCAACCTGCAGCCCGGTGACCACATCATCGCGGCGTTCATCCCGAGCTGTGGCCACTGTCGCTGGTGTGCGAGCGGGATGCAGAACCTCTGCGACAACGGCGCCTTCATGATGATGGGCACCCAGCTCGACGGCACGTTCCGCATGCACCACAAGGGTCAGGACGTCGCGCAGACCTCCCTGGTCTCCACGTTCTCCGAGTACGCCGTCATCCCCGAGTGGGGGGCGCTGAAGATCGACAAGGACCTGCCGCTGCAGTCCGTCGCGCTCCTCGGCTGCGGTGTCCCCACCGGGTGGGGTTCGGCCGTCAACGCCGCGCAGGTCCGCCCCGGTGACGTCGTCATCGTCATGGGCACCGGCGGCATCGGCATCAACGCCGTCCAGGGTGCGAAGCACGCGGGTGCGGCGCGAATCATCGCCGTCGACCCGGTGCAGTTCAAGCGCGAGAGCGCACTGAAGCTCGGCGCCACCGACGCGGTCGAGAACATGACTCAGGCGACCGACCTCGCGCAGTCCCTGACGAACGGTCAGGGCGCTGACTCGGCCATCGTCACCGTCGGTGTCGCCAAGGGCGAGCACGTCGGCCAGGCCTTCGCCTCGGTCCGCAAGGCCGGCACCGTCGTGCTCACCGCGGTCTCGAACATCGACGAGTCGAACATCCCGGTCAATCTCTTCGAGATGGCCATGTTCCAGAAGCGGATCCAGGGCGCGCTGTTCGGGATGATGTCGCCGCAGGCCGCGATTCCGCACTTCTTGAACCTGTACAAGCAGGGCCAGCTGCACCTCGACGAGCTCGTCTCGAAGCGGTACCCGCTGGAGCAGATCAACACTGCGTACGCCGACATGCACGCGGGCACCAACATCCGTGGAGTGGTGGACTTCTGATGGCAGCGACCCTGGTCTCGGCGCTCCGGTGGTGGGCGCGTACCCGCGGCGACGACGCGGCGTGGATCCTCGAGGACGACACGGTCTCCTTCCGTACCGCGCAGGACTGGACCTCCCGCATCGGTGAGGACCTCGTCGCCCGCGGCGTGCAGCCGGGCGACCGCGTCGGCGTCCTCGGCGGCAACTCGCTCGAGTGGGCCGCGGCCGCTCTCGGCGTCCTCAAGGCCGGCGGCGTCGTGGTTCCGCTCAACCCGCGTCTGGTCGGGCCGGAGCTGCACAAGATCCTCTCGACCGCCGGCGCCACGGCCGTGATCCACGAGCCCGCCTTCGAGCCGGTGCTCAAGGAGGTCGTCGGGATGGGGCTGGAGCTCCAGACCATCGCCCTCGACGCCGTCGCTGACGTCCGCCCCGAGGCGGGCGCGGACCCGAACGACTTCGTCGTCGACGTCGACCCCGAGGCCCCGGCCATGGTGATCTTCACCAGCGGCTCGACCGGCCTGTCCAAGGGCGTCATCTGCACGAACCGTCAGCTGCTCTCGATCGCCTTCGAGGCCAGCCTGACCGAGGAGGGCATGCGGCCGGGCGGTACGACCCTGCTCGTCCTCCCGCTCGCCTTCACGCCGGGTCTCGTCTGGGGCCTGTCGCTCTCGGCGATCCTCGGCACCACGCTCGTCGTGGAGAAGACGCTCGACCCGACCCGCGCCGTCGACCTGATCGAGAAGCACAAGGTCGGCGCCCTGTTCGGTGTCCCGCTCATCTTCGGCGCCATCGCCTCGGCCCCGAACTTCGCGAGCGCCGACCTCTCCTCGCTGACGTCCGCGTTCACCGGCGGCGCCCCCGTGCCCGTGCCGCTGCTCCAGGCCTGGGGCAGCAAGGGTGTGAAGCTCCGTCAGATCTACGGCATGACCGAGGCCGGCGGCGTCGCGACCGCCACCCTCGTCAAGGACGCCGACCAGCACCCCGACTCGTGCGGCCACGGCTCGGTCTTCACCGAGTTCCGCATCGTCGACGCCGAGGGCAACCCGTGTGCGCCCGGCGAGAACGGCGAGATCCTGCTCCGCGGCCCGGGCATGACGCCGGGCTACTGGGGCGACGAGGAGACCACCGCGCAGGCCATCCGCGACGGCTGGATCCACAGCGGCGACCTCGGCACCACGACCGAGGACGGTCGGCTCAAGTTCGTCGACCGGCTCAAGGACCTGATCATCACCGGCGGCATCAACGTCTCCCCGGTGGAGATCGAGCAGGTCATCGCGGCGATCCCCGGTGTGACCGAGGTCGCGGTGATCAGTGCGCCGGACGAGAAGTTCGGTGAGACGCCGGCTGCGATCCTCTTCGCGGACGGTTCGGTGACCGTGGAAGCGGTCGTCGAGCGGTGCAACGAGCAGCTGTCCAGCTACAAGGTCCCGCGGTACGTCGTGCTCTCCGAGGAGCCGCTCGCCAAGCTCCCCAACGGGAAGCTCGCCAAGGTCGCCATCCGCGAGCAGTACGCGGATGTCGCAACGACGCATCCAAAGGTTCGCTAAACCCGCACGCTCTCGGTTCCCTCGACGGATTATCTGTCGAATACCTTTAGATAAACCCCCCGATCTTCACCGCACGGCACGAAGGGACCCCCACCCATGAGCGGTAAGCACAAGCGAGCCAAGTTCGCCGGAAGCCGGCGGCGGGTCGCGGCGACGGCGATTGCCACGGTGCTCACCCCGGCGGCTGCCACGTTCGGCGCCCCGGCCGCCTCCGCCGCCCCGGCGGAGGAGGACCCGTTCGGTGCGGTATCGGACTTCGGTTCGGGCACGTACGCCGGCAAGGCGTCCGCGGACGGTGTCCGTGCGACGGTCGCGCTGCGTGACTACCTGATCATCGAGGACTTCGTCGACGGCGGCGGTCCGACCGCTCAGGCGGCGCTGGACAGCCTCGGGGAGAGCACGGCGTACTCCTCGCTCCCGTACCCGGGTGCGACCGGTGTGGCCCTGCCCGG
This is a stretch of genomic DNA from Sporichthya brevicatena. It encodes these proteins:
- a CDS encoding NDMA-dependent alcohol dehydrogenase, coding for MTSRAAVLFEAPGEWEIVEVQVDEPKEHEVLVRYVTAGLCHSDDHVAKGDVPMAHLPMCGGHEGAGIVEAVGPGVRNLQPGDHIIAAFIPSCGHCRWCASGMQNLCDNGAFMMMGTQLDGTFRMHHKGQDVAQTSLVSTFSEYAVIPEWGALKIDKDLPLQSVALLGCGVPTGWGSAVNAAQVRPGDVVIVMGTGGIGINAVQGAKHAGAARIIAVDPVQFKRESALKLGATDAVENMTQATDLAQSLTNGQGADSAIVTVGVAKGEHVGQAFASVRKAGTVVLTAVSNIDESNIPVNLFEMAMFQKRIQGALFGMMSPQAAIPHFLNLYKQGQLHLDELVSKRYPLEQINTAYADMHAGTNIRGVVDF
- a CDS encoding class I adenylate-forming enzyme family protein; translated protein: MAATLVSALRWWARTRGDDAAWILEDDTVSFRTAQDWTSRIGEDLVARGVQPGDRVGVLGGNSLEWAAAALGVLKAGGVVVPLNPRLVGPELHKILSTAGATAVIHEPAFEPVLKEVVGMGLELQTIALDAVADVRPEAGADPNDFVVDVDPEAPAMVIFTSGSTGLSKGVICTNRQLLSIAFEASLTEEGMRPGGTTLLVLPLAFTPGLVWGLSLSAILGTTLVVEKTLDPTRAVDLIEKHKVGALFGVPLIFGAIASAPNFASADLSSLTSAFTGGAPVPVPLLQAWGSKGVKLRQIYGMTEAGGVATATLVKDADQHPDSCGHGSVFTEFRIVDAEGNPCAPGENGEILLRGPGMTPGYWGDEETTAQAIRDGWIHSGDLGTTTEDGRLKFVDRLKDLIITGGINVSPVEIEQVIAAIPGVTEVAVISAPDEKFGETPAAILFADGSVTVEAVVERCNEQLSSYKVPRYVVLSEEPLAKLPNGKLAKVAIREQYADVATTHPKVR
- a CDS encoding TetR/AcrR family transcriptional regulator yields the protein MGDDGSGGRKRGPKSALGNDPRTRIHDAALACFEKQGIRATNMDDVANALGVSRPTVYYYFASKDDLILEVVARQVQQILDSTRRRLRGRGLDRIAHAAYLTVAESLANPYVRLLVDAEFAQLTPMFLESERVLAILGEFWTPLLTDAQEHHGLRTDRPLDELIQWIMFAQFALVENAAGFGLDDDRIRDWMSTYVIAALRQPAG
- a CDS encoding sulfurtransferase — protein: MSDLLVDGAWLASRLGSDDLVVLDCSVTNVIHEGGGFELRSGREVWEQGHIPGSQHVDLLADLSDRNSPIPLMAPPVDQLRAALVAAGVADGRQVVLYDNNLNLWSTRVWFMLRAVSVDAVVLDGGWQSWTAQDRPVETGAGAPVVPGTLTLTPRPTLFVGKDDVRASLDDSSTCLIDALQAEVFRGERQDYARPGHIPGARNVPYPDLVDHETHRFLPLEELWAKFAHAQADSAERVITYCGGGVAASAAAFVLQRLGVENVSVYDGSMMEWSSDPELPLVTGES